DNA sequence from the Perca fluviatilis chromosome 4, GENO_Pfluv_1.0, whole genome shotgun sequence genome:
ttaacagttgGGAAAGCACAGACAAAAGGTGCAACAGTGGCAGCCGCTGGTGTTAGCAGTGGTGCAGTGCAAACACTAGCAGTCTGTTGAGCTGCATCAACAGCCATCACTAACTGATGTGACTGAcagtgaggggaaaaaaaataaatcatgaatTCCCTTTTACAGCCACCAAACAACACCAGAGTTATAAATTAGTAGTTGTGTTTGCAATCCATAAAGGCCATAGTAATACACGGTCTACCTGTATGGCAGGCTGGCTGATAATAACAGGTTGGTAAACCTGAGCCGTCGGGGATATGACCACACCTGCGGCTGCAGGGATCAACGTCTTTATTCCTGGAGGAGCTAAAAACAGTTGGTAATGATGGATTAGCGACCCCAGCCTTAGTATAAATATCATTCAAAATATCTCTGAATGAATGACACCTCCTATTACCTCCAAGTAATCCATCTCCAACAGCAGGAGCCAATGCTTCAGGCTGCTGCTGCCACACTTGATAACTTTGTCCCTACAtcacaggggaaaaaaaaaaaaaaaaaaaatggtatgtCAATCATCGGGCTTTCTCGTTGTAGTCACTGTCCTAATAAGGTAGACTGTGAACTGACCTGTGTTTGCTGTGCATAGCCCTCTGGAAGAGCAATGTAGCCAGAGGTGGTACCTGAACCTTGCTGTAACTACAGCAATGTACAGAGATGAGAGCAAAGTCAGTAACAACACACAAGAACCCTAATTAAAACATGCCATGTTGCATTCGCAACTGAGCAAATATCTTgcaaataaaatgtgtaaaaccAGTTAACCTTTAAACACGTAATATTAAAAATGTGCAGGATTCCTTGTCatgtcaatttttttaacaCTGATGACCCGTCTGAGAACTAACACCCCACTTTGCAGCTTTTTTGTAGCTTCCTGGTCGTTTCATCTCATTACTTTGATTCACTAGTCCAAAGGTTTAGGTCCCTCTGACCCCCCTATATAAAACTGAGGACAGCAGAGAAAACAACCTTCCACAAGCTAAATTTCCAATTGtacgctgttttttttttttcctcgatCAACATAACAgcaaacattttacattacagGGAGTAATTTGATGTAGCTTAAGTCTCCTTCTTACTTTTAAAGATGGCATCCCTGCAAGGATGTAtgaaataatacacacaacCATCTTCGGTCTTGATAaatcacaataaaaacacaaatatatctgcATACTTGTGCCAAAACACTACAGTccttgggaaaaaaataaataaatcactaaaatgctTTCACCCCCCAGTGGTTCACACATTTGTTTGTACTCATACCACCTTTTAGCAGGTCAGAACACAAGTTTTCTTTGCCTTACTTTAATGTCACACCACTTAGTTCAGGGAATTTTAAGTGCAACAAATTCAAATTACTTAGAAATACGGAACAGCACGAGTAAAACCCCGATACCTGGCTGGATGACCACTGAGCGGCAGCAATGGCTGTGCTGGCAACAGAAAGAGCGCTTGCTCTGATCCCATCAGGCTGCGCTGAGTCTCTGGAAAGGACACATTTTGCAGCTCAAGTAGGATGAAAATGAGCCCTTAATTTGCTTTAACTATTCTTGCATTTGAATACGGAACCTGCCTGCAGGATTAAATAGGCACCTTTCAGCAAAATGtgattacaaaatgtaaattttataGTAAGTGAACacattttgatttaatttttagtgcaaaacaaataaataaaaaatactacaCTACGTGAGGATAAAACTGGTGCAGTTCACACAGTGGGGATCCAAAAGAGCTTATATTCTATTAATAGTAAGGTGAATtaaactgcatgtgtgtgtatgctgacTCACTTCCTAGCACTCTTGGCATAATCCACACCAATTGTTTTTCCATCCAGTTTTAGAGGTGGCTGAAGGCTCTGGAGAATGGTGAGCAGCTGAGAAGCCTCCTATACAGCAAGTGAAGATGCAAGATTGTGGCACGTGTGTTCACCCCCAGAACAAACATACTGACTTATATTATGACTACATATTGGCTACAGAAATAACATACCAAGGGAGATGAGAGCTGAACAAAGGCAAAGCCTCTATTCTGTCCCGTTTGCTTGTCTTTGATGAGGCGGATGTTGCCCGCTGACAGGTTGGCATAGGGGGCCAATATGTTCAAAATCCCATCAACAGTTGAAAGAGGGGCAATGTTTCTCAAAATTattgctgtaaacaaacaaaaaaagcattcacaaataaaatgtagaaaatgtttACTGGACGAACATACTATTTGAATATGTGGTGAAAAGACACTCACTGTCTCCGTTGTAATCTCCTGGCTGTTGAGACTCAGCATTTAAACCACTCAGTCCTGGTGACTCCCCATCTGTACTCAGCAATAACAAAGTAGAGTGACACATAGGTTAGAATTACTCAGTGCAAGCCACTAAAATACAACAGGACACAGTGGAAGGTACACACTTACCGAGAACAACACAAATTATACTTTTGGTTTGTTGGAAGTAACAACTCACCAACTTTGGCTGCTCCACACCTGAAACACTTCAGCCTCTTCCGGAAATTGTACAGACCACACTGTGATAAGACAATGACAATGTTACAgacttttttacacacacatgcactttaTACCGACTTATTTACATATTAGTACGTAAACTTGTCGCATGACCGTTACAGCCTATGTTCAGTCCTTGTGCAACAGACCTCTAGGTGAAACCTATAAAAGCTAGTACATGTGCTGTATATATTAaggttctttcttttcttcttttgacTGAGAAAACTGTGCAAGAATTCCAATATGCTTGTACTTTGTACTGGTGCAAAAGGCATAGTTACTTGAACTATAGTAGTTATAAATTACACTCAACTGCATTGCAAAGCCAGTTTTCAAACTTCTGTCTCCTGTTGCTGTAGTGCACCGCAATGCTTTTCCCCTGGATCACCAACTTATTCTGCAAAGTCAAAAGCAACCAGTTATTTCAAATTCTAAAGAGAAGAGTGAGAGCAGCTGGAACGGGAAGAGTGGCTACACTCTTAGCTGCTTAGGTAGAGTGTCTCAGGTAGTGCAAGGGAACAGAGGTAGAAAGTGAAGTTCAGAGAGAAAGCTGCAGTTCTGTGTACGAGGGAATGAGTtctcagaaagaaaaaaaatagttgcGGTGGTTTGGGATCGGAGTGCTGCCAGCTCGTCCTTGTCTCACTCCAGTCTTCGGATTTTAAATGGAGAGGAGAAACTATCCAAGTGACTGAGCTGGAGCAGAATGTGATATGGAACCAATGTATAGTCAGGACTGATCAAGACTACTCGGATTCTGGAAACAGGAAGTATACTTTCATAAGGAGAGGCAAAAGGCTTATTTAGCTTAAAGGGATTACTTTGCTGattttaaaccagctctgtgtcatctttgtgtgggcagcaTGTTTAGATGAACACTTTTTGGCTTCCCTCCGTGGCACCACTGCACGCAGCAGCAAAGCAATGAAGGTCTGCCAATCCGTTGGATCTCTGCAGAGCTCAACTGCTCTGCGCCACGGAGGGAAGCCAAACACCGTTCATCTAAAACACATCGCCCACattgccatgacacagagctggatttaaatcagcaaaatatctccTTAAGGTCCTAAAAAATGTTCTGCCTAGCATCTTGGTTAATATTtgaaacagaacagacaaaagATTTCATGtcaattttcatttcaaatcatTTATACTGTTATTCAACACTGAACTCACAACACACAGTAAACTAAGCAGTTGAGAGGCTATTTTGTCTGAAAAAGCGTGTGATAGTGTGTGATATCAAAAGAAATTACCAGATATCACAGTTTTGTGTGACCAAGGTTATTATACAGTCCTGCAACTAAATACCAACAGTTTTTAGCTCTGTATATGGAATATAAATGCACAACTTTCAATGATCATGGTCATGTATCGGTTAATTGGGGCTCTAATCTCCAAGAATAACTCTAAACTTGGTGATTGTTGAGGCAACCTGATTGGTCTCCATCCATCGGGTAGAATCTTGCAAGTGATAAAACTCCACGAAGGCGAAACCTCGGCTTATACCTAGAGACAGCATTCAAATATAGACGGGATGCGTGTTAGTTAGAATGCTTTGGTGCAACATTCAAACTCACAATGGGCTTGTACAGTCCAATTCAAATCAAAACGGAGGTGGGGAGGGTGCTTACAAGGTCATGGGGATGGTGGTAGAGTTGGTTTACCATAACATGTAATGTCTGCACAAAAATGGTAGAGGAATAGTAGATACAGTTACCTCCTTACCTGGTGATATTATCAAAACCGATCTATGTGACACAAAGCATCCTCTGACAGTTGTAATGAGGCTTTTTTCAGGGATGGCAATAAAACAGGTAAAGTGGGTTGTAAGACAGAGCTTGGAAGTGAATGTGAGACACTCAACACTCACCTGTCCTTTTCTTCATCAAGCGAATGTCCACAGGCTGGGGGCCCTGCAGCTGCTCGAGCGCTGAGCGGATCTGGAGAATTGAGGAAGAGGTCAGATTCATCGGAATACAACTCCTGGTTTTTTTCCACTGTTCTGCCTAGCACAACATTTCACAATCAAGTTTTAATAACATACGGccaacatttttttcagaatgtATACCATTGCTCAATTTTTAGAAATGGTCAGCTGCCTCTTTCTTCCTAATGTAGTGAGGTCACAAAAAAGCAGCTGACATTGTTTGCACGCCCGTAACAAATTCAACTTCCTCAACTATACAAACTGCCTCAACAAACCCTCAGAACAACAACTAGCTGTTTTGATGGAAGATCAATTGTCATGCCAGCCCAagtgtttttattaataataatttaaagaaaataggTCAACAAATGAGACAGATCAGTGCAGAAGCTGCCTCAGATTTTTACAATGTACACTTATTTACATCACAAAAGAATCTCAGGGGTGACTGATTTCTGCACCCTAACTTTACACCCATTCCAGGTCAGTTTACAGATTTGAACTTTGCTCTAAGAGCTGAcagcctgcctctctctgcctctACAGTATACCATCACACTCTTCACAAGGGATTCGCtgttctgtttaaccagaaggTAGCAGCTCTGCCCATCTCGCTACACTCAATGTGGCTTTATCCTTAAAAAGCATCAGTGAGACTCAGTAAGACTTGTGAGCTTACATCATCCTCTGTGACATGAAGAGAGAGACCCCTCAGCATGATAGTCTTgctttcctcctcctgctccattTTGAAGTCCTGGTCTGGATAATCCCCATCGTATTCATCATCGGATCGGTCACTATTGCGTCGTTTTCTGCCCCTGTGCTGCAAAATAATGCTGTTATTAAATTTAGAACTaagatgttttgtatttttctgttaCAGGTGTGAAAGTACCATTAGCTAACAAAGGTATTCCTTAATATTCACCTCTGGACTGTCTCGGTCTCTACGCTCCTCAAAGCGCTCTCTGTGTCTATCATCACCCCGTAGTCGATCATAATCCTTCTCAACATCTCTACTCCGTCTTTCATGCCATTCTGGGTCATCTCTCCTCCCGTCCGAACCATATCTTCCACTACGCTCACCCCGACTAAgcctgaaaaaagaaaataagtgtCAGTGCGAATAGAATGAATAGGTGTCCCTACCATATTGGATTATGTTCCTCTTACCTTTTATCTACTCCCATGGTTTAATGTAGAGGAGACACGTTTGAACGAGGAACTCTGTAGAAAAATCAAAAGATTTTAATTAGCCATTAAATCACTATCAAAAATAGCTGTCAGCAGGTGTTTAACGTCACCCAGGGGAAACCTCACAGAGATATTGAATTTGATTTGGACGATGCAATTTAACATAGTTCCAATACAGAGAATGAAACTGTGGTGCTGCACGGAGAGTTCATAGCTATTGCTAATTTTCAACTCTTGTACGTAGTTGGGCTTTTACAAACAGTGTaattaaaatattcagcttttaaaTATCTTACAACCACAATACCCTACCTTATGATTGGAAtttatttgatttgttttaactGTTGGTTAAGAACCAAATTTGAAATGAATACTTTGTAATATTAATTTacttacagaaataaaaaataaaaataggtgCTTAGACATACCAAAGGCCTGATTTGAAACGACTGACCGAAACATGCCACACTGTTTCAGAGGTGAACTGTAACTGGTCTACGGATCGTTTAAGGCTCAGCTCGGACTGCAAACTGCTTTCCAGCGATAACCCTGCTGAAACCATAGGGCTGAAACAAACGGGCCTTTGCTAACACTAACACTGTAGCAAGCAGACCAGTTTAGCTAAGCGCGATTGACGTTAGCTTTAACCATGAGCTTTAACTAGCTTAGCGTTGAATAACTTATTTTACGTTAGCcgaaacaacaaatataaaattCGTATTCTTTCGTCTTACGTACCGTTTTAATAACACAAACTGCTGCATCTGATAGTCAGTGATAATAGAATGTTTCTGGGTTTTCTTGAAGTGTTTTTTCTGTTCTTCCGGTCAGTAGAAAAGTCTTCTTCTTCCCTGTTTTAGGATGGATAGCAAACAGAGTCATTGCGCATTACCGCCACCGATTGATCGGGAGGACACAGTGAACAAATAGGCTAATAATAAAGCTCTGTATCCCTGTGAAATGACCATAGGTGCCGTGTCATTTACACTGGGGATGCTTAACACATGTCCCCACCACTTATTAAAATGGTCGCTTTTGTCCCTATCACTTTTAAAATTGCAAATTTGTTGAAAATGTTCGGAAAACTAGAACACAGAATACGATATGtggaatagacctttttcatagtaggaaaagcacaggtgtattcaaaaccatattaatgatggctgcattccacttaagagaggccctggtattgtgcatgctgactcactgagaTATCTTAGcctactgggacacttgatggaattgagccatccttaaggttatcaatttcagctgtgctttcatatgataagtcaaaatgtctgctgtgaaaaaggtccatataGGCCTATGTTTTCAATGTGCAGAAAGTTTTCAAcctgagcagaaatcttgctgaaACACATCTGAGCTATTAAAGTCCAACAGTTTATAAAATAATTACTGCATTAACGTTATCATGCATAAATGTATCATTGATGTGAACAGACGCAtttaaacaaaagacacaaaatagGAGGGAGTCTTATTACGCattctatttttatattttggatTATCATCTAGGGCttgaattttgtgtttttctataTATAgactaaataaagacatttccaCTGTACATTTTAGCATACAAATTCCCAGAAGGAAAGCAGGAAAGACCTTTTCAcagatgtaaacataaacattctATGACCCCAActtgatttcctgttgcagtgTAAACAGAATTCCTTTGAAAAGGACAGTTCATCCCCCTACACAATTTACAATGGTGTTGACCTCAAATTAAATTGTTGAGCAAATAAAGAAACTGATTGAAAATACTATTCCTTACCGTCTTTGGTTGCCTAGTGTAGCCTAACCTACAACATGTCACCTAATATTCACTGTGTGCTGTTCAGTGCTGGAAAGTAACTTTAATTCAACTACTTTAattaggctactattttgaggtaggctacttgtactttaggctacttaatatttcattttctactacttctactcaattcagagggaaatattgcattttttactccattacattaatTGAATACCTTTAATATAGTTATTACTTTGCAGGTTaaaaattaatacaaaatatactcAACAAATAAATTATTCTGATTATTATAACTTaagaaaatactttattgatccttgGGGGAAATTAACAAGTTACCCATCAGTAAATTAGTCACCTTTACAGGaggcaacattaaagtgatgtacaaaatacatcaataattataatccaacaatataataatatgtatgGTTATGATTCTGAAATGTCACCAGGGGGGCTTACTACCAATTAATGAGTAGCCTAGCTACTTTTACTTATAGCCtacttaatgtatatttttttatgccaaatatttttgtagtttttgttttGAATGCAATAGGCGTTCTTTTACTTGTAGCAAAGTATTTCTGTACTCTGatattgcaattttttttaatttcactgCCATGGACCCATAGGACTTCAGGCGGACATCACTGTGCGACTTCACAGCACTGAGGAGGTAGCTAGGTCtggccatagacagtatataagggtcTGGCCCATAGACTAATAATATCGGGCCATGGGTCAGAGGGACACTTCCCCCCCATCGGCGCGGGGTGGCGCTGCAGTCCCAGTGAGATGCGGATGAGCTGCAGAAGGAGAAATCTGCTCTCATCCTCCCTGGAGTCATCACTACAGCGCGATGACCGCGACAGTGGATGCAAACTGTTAAATGTTGTTTGATTTAATAAACTACCTCACATAGCGTATGATTTGGGTCTATCGTAGTtggaaaaaaacactgcaaGTGGTTGCCACTGCGCTAAGACGACTCGCCAGCTTCAGCCAACTGTGACGGGCATCAGGGAagaaggtaacgttagcctggctaacgttaacattagcgAACCACTAGCGTCAGCCGTTCATCGTTAGTGGTTTCATTCattattgctgctgctgctgtttgttaAAGAACAGGTCGTCTCTACTCTGCGAAGTCGGGCTTAGGTTGTTAAGCGTTAGCTAGCTCATTAGCTTAATACCTATTATTACGTTATCTTAATGacgctggctagctagctagctaaatgacTGACAGCTCTTCAATCTGTGGTTTCAAAGCACGGTCGTAGCTTGTCACATTTTTTGTAATTTAGCAAACTGTTACAGTAAAAAGGCATCACATTAGTTAGAATGCCACCTCAATATTTGAGACGAACAAAAGCTGTGTTAAACGTTCCTGCTTTATCTCACGCTCGCCTTGCTGTGTCTTTGATTGttcagttaagctaacgttaccaggCTGTATGGCTGAGCCGGAGCTTCTGCTGGACTCCAATATTCGACTTTGGGTGGTGTTACCCATTGTCTTCATCACCTTTCTTGTCGGGGTGATTCGGCATTATGTATCCATTCTTCTTCAAAGTGACAAGAAGTTGACGTTAGAACAGGTTTCTGACAGGTAACGTTACGTAATCTTCAATTGTGGGGGATTATATATCCATTCAACATTGAAACTCCAAAATTCATGTGAATTAATATGTTGTTCCATATCCAAATCCAGCCAGGTTCTTATTCGGAGCAGAATCCTCAGAGAAAATGGAAAATACATTCCCAAACAGGTAGGGAATTTCATCTTCCATCTTCAACACTTGTACAAGTTATTGTatatgaaatacacacacaacacaaaaccacTGGTCTTTGCATTTATTTGTCCCACAGCTACAGTGTTTACTGGAAGTCTCTCTTTGTTTCAGTCTTTTTTGATGAGGAAGTTCTACTTCAATAATCAAGAAGATGGATTTTTCAAGAAGACCAAAAGAAAGGTCGTTCCACCCTCTCCAATGACAGGTAATCCTTTATTTACCAAT
Encoded proteins:
- the LOC120557903 gene encoding RNA-binding protein 5-B-like isoform X1, which encodes MGVDKRLSRGERSGRYGSDGRRDDPEWHERRSRDVEKDYDRLRGDDRHRERFEERRDRDSPEHRGRKRRNSDRSDDEYDGDYPDQDFKMEQEEESKTIMLRGLSLHVTEDDIRSALEQLQGPQPVDIRLMKKRTGISRGFAFVEFYHLQDSTRWMETNQNKLVIQGKSIAVHYSNRRQKFENWLCNACGLYNFRKRLKCFRCGAAKVDGESPGLSGLNAESQQPGDYNGDTIILRNIAPLSTVDGILNILAPYANLSAGNIRLIKDKQTGQNRGFAFVQLSSPLEASQLLTILQSLQPPLKLDGKTIGVDYAKSARKDSAQPDGIRASALSVASTAIAAAQWSSSQLQQGSGTTSGYIALPEGYAQQTQGQSYQVWQQQPEALAPAVGDGLLGAPPGIKTLIPAAAGVVISPTAQVYQPVIISQPAIQSHQLVMAVDAAQQTASVCTAPLLTPAAATVAPFVCAFPTVNTTAAPHTSTYQYDESSGYYYDPQTGLYYDPSSQYYYNSETQQYLFWDSEKETYIPAPAKSDTSTEQVSANSSSAPNSEEPKEKKEKPKSKSAQQIAKDMERWAKSLNKQKESFKSSFLGPSKEEERRESAAADAGFFLFEKKQMGGFEMPSLMTEQFKITEQETSAKSGLVAAYNGDSDPEEGGSDRAADEEGKITDWNRRVCLLCRRQFPTKDALLRHQQLSDLHKQNLEIQRRSKLTEAELEELERKETELKYRDRAAERREKYGVPEPPAPRKKFYQPPAPTVNYEQPTKDGLTSDNIGNKMLQAMGWQEGKGLGRHQQGITAPISASLRTKGTGLGIKGSSYELSASDTYKDAVRKAMFARFSEIE
- the LOC120557903 gene encoding RNA-binding protein 5-B-like isoform X2, producing the protein MVRTGGEMTQNGMKDGVEMLRRIMIDYGVMIDTESALRSVETETVQRGRKRRNSDRSDDEYDGDYPDQDFKMEQEEESKTIMLRGLSLHVTEDDIRSALEQLQGPQPVDIRLMKKRTGISRGFAFVEFYHLQDSTRWMETNQNKLVIQGKSIAVHYSNRRQKFENWLCNACGLYNFRKRLKCFRCGAAKVDGESPGLSGLNAESQQPGDYNGDTIILRNIAPLSTVDGILNILAPYANLSAGNIRLIKDKQTGQNRGFAFVQLSSPLEASQLLTILQSLQPPLKLDGKTIGVDYAKSARKDSAQPDGIRASALSVASTAIAAAQWSSSQLQQGSGTTSGYIALPEGYAQQTQGQSYQVWQQQPEALAPAVGDGLLGAPPGIKTLIPAAAGVVISPTAQVYQPVIISQPAIQSHQLVMAVDAAQQTASVCTAPLLTPAAATVAPFVCAFPTVNTTAAPHTSTYQYDESSGYYYDPQTGLYYDPSSQYYYNSETQQYLFWDSEKETYIPAPAKSDTSTEQVSANSSSAPNSEEPKEKKEKPKSKSAQQIAKDMERWAKSLNKQKESFKSSFLGPSKEEERRESAAADAGFFLFEKKQMGGFEMPSLMTEQFKITEQETSAKSGLVAAYNGDSDPEEGGSDRAADEEGKITDWNRRVCLLCRRQFPTKDALLRHQQLSDLHKQNLEIQRRSKLTEAELEELERKETELKYRDRAAERREKYGVPEPPAPRKKFYQPPAPTVNYEQPTKDGLTSDNIGNKMLQAMGWQEGKGLGRHQQGITAPISASLRTKGTGLGIKGSSYELSASDTYKDAVRKAMFARFSEIE